The DNA sequence CAGCGTTTATGGGCTGCATATCGTTCGAATCCATCGTATAAGGATGCCGTTGTCCATCGGTATCTTCCTTTAGTAAAGTATGTCGTTGCCCGTATGACGGTTACTCCTCCTCCAGGGCTCGACTACGAGGACCTGATCAGTTTTGGTGTTATGGGGCTTTTGAATGCTATAGATCGTTTTGATCCCAATCGGGGATGTACCTTTCAAACCTATGCGGTTCCCAGAATTAGAGGAGCCGTTTTGGATGAGTTAAGAAAGTGTGACTGGTTTTCCAGGACCGGTCGGGAAAAAGTTCACAGACTGGAGCGAGCCATGGAGGTGCTTCTTCTTTCGGGGCAGCCTATCGACGACAAAACCTTAAAAGAAGAATTAGGTGTTGATGATAAAGCTTATAGGGAGATGCTCCAGTTGGCGTCCCGGGGTTTTTTGCTCTCCTTGGATGAAATGATGGCCTTGGATGAGGGAGACGTAAGCAAGGCGGATCTCCTCTCGGCTCCTGATCCATCGGCTCAGGAGCTTTTGGAGAACCAGGAAGAGGTCAACCGAGTCGTGGAGGCTTTAGAGCTTTTGTCGAGTCGGGAGCAGTCGGTGATGTCTATGTATTATATTGAAGATATGACTCTTAAGGAAATTGGCCTGGTCCTGGGGGTGACGGAGTCCAGGGTGTCTCAAATTCACGGTAAGGCGATGTCCACGCTGCGGACTTTGTTACGGTGTGACGAAGGGTAACGGATCAGAGAGATTCGGAGGTGGGCTATGTCTGAGGCTATAACGATTGAGATAAACGAAAACGGTGTTTTCCTTTCTGTCCCCGAGGGAACTCTTCTTGAGGATGCGTTGGCTGCTTTGTCTGAGCGTAATATCCAGGAGCTTGATGAGGCTGCGGTGAGATTGGCTGTGCAGGCTCCAGGGGAGTTACGGTGTGTTGCTCCTGTTCAGGAGGATCGTCCAGCTCGGATTCATATCGATATCCCCAGAAATTCCCTCTGTGTTCGTATGGCCATTGATCCGCCTGTGGGGAATGGAAACTGGCCTCAGTTGAAAGACCTTAAAGTGGCCTTGAGAGCCAAGAATGTCGTCTACGGCGTGGATGAGGACGCTCTCAAAAAACTCTTGGAGCACCGAATCGCCAACGAATGGCTTGAGGTGGCACGAGGGGTTTCAGCGGTGAATGGTCAAAACGGTGAAATCAACTATGAGGTGGAGTTGGGCAGTAACCGTCCCCTGTCCCAGGACGGTGAGGGAAAGGTAGATCTGAAGGAACTTTCCTCGATAACCATTGTTGAGAAGGGGCAGATGTTAGCTACCCGAACTCCAGCGACCGAGGGACGCGACGGCATTGATATTTATGGCAAGACCCTTAAGGCAAAGAGCGGAAAGGATCGAAAATTACCCGCTGGTAAGGGAACTGTTTCGTCTGAAGACGGCATGACCTTATACGCCGAGCATGACGGGCATCTTGTGCTTCGAGGGAACCTTCTGGAAGTTCTGGCCGTCTATACCGTTTCGGGTGACGTTGATTACAGTGTTGGAAATATCCATTTTATCGGCGCTGTCGAGATCCAGGGAGCTGTTCGGGATGGATTTGAGGTGCGGACCAGCGGTGATATCGTTGTTGGAGGAGTTGTCGAGGGGGCCGTCATTGAGACCGAGACTAATCTAAACGTGAAAGTCGGGATCACCGCTTCTGGCAAGGGTGCAATCCGAGCTGGTGGGGGTATCACGGCGGGCTACGTCGACAAAGCAATCATTCATGCCGGAGAGGATGTTCGGGTCAAGGATGCCATCATGCATAGCCACGTATCCGCAGGGAAGTCGATCCTCTTGGGTGTTCAGGGAGGAAAGGGACAGATCGTAGGCGGGCAAATTCAGTCTGGTTTGTCCGTCCGATGTGTGACTTTGGGGAGTTCTATGGGGACCAGGACGGAGGTCCATGTAGGAGTGCCCCCGCAATTGGCGGAAAGAAGGTCGGAGCTGACCTCCTGGCTAAACGAGAACAAGTCTAAACTCCAACAGATCGATAGCAATGTCGAGTTTCTCAAAAAACTAGAGCAAGCAGGAAAGATTGATGTCGAGAAGCGGACCATCCTTTTAAAGCTTACCAAGGGTGGTTTTCAGATTCGATCAGCCATCGAACAATATACTCGGGAACTGGAGGATATCGAATCCAAATTGGAAGAGAGTCGTTCGAATTCCAGGGTTCACGTTCGGGATATATGCTATCCAGGGGTCATCATCACCATGCGAGGCATAACCTACAAGGTCAGGGAAGAAATGCGGCACATCACCTTTTGTTACGATAGGGGAGAGATTCAGCCCCGTCCCTATGAATCCTTGTGAGGTCTCTTTCATGATCAATCCTATCGATCACCAGCTTTCTATGTGGAAACTGGAGCAAAACGCCCAAAACCTCAGGGATCCTGGCTCATCGGCCCAACAAGCCCTTCAGTCTGAGGATGCACTTCGTGAAGCGGAACGACGAGATATATCGGTCCAGCGAAACGATGAGTCTCATGAATCTCAGCGTTTGGGGGTCGGGGAAAGGGATGCTCGTCAAGGGCGTCGAGAAGGCCGAAAGAAAGAGGCCAAGACAGAGCATGACGATGACGACGAGAACTCGGCGGCGGCTGAGAGAGGAGGCCTTGATCTCTATGCCTGAGGCCCCTCATCTGGGATATGTCCAAGTTGTTTCTGAGGCTGGAGCTTTTCGGGGTGCTCTGTTGGTCGTGGATTGCCGGGGTATCCCTCTGGATTTCAGGTATACCGATCCGGTGTCACCCACAAAGCTTGAGAGGGTACTCTACGGTGATGCCTTGGAAGTTTATATTCAAGAGGACGTGATTTTGGGCAGTCTCTTGGGGGCTGTAGAGGAGAAACCCGACCTCTGGATCTGTCAGGATCGTCATCTTCTAGCCCCTCTGGGCCATAGGGCCAAAAAACTTTCTATAGTCATGGAGACCACATCGAGAACGCCTCTTGAGAAAGCTGGGGCGACAACTCCTCTGCCGGAGGAGAATGTCTACCTGGTTCAGACCGATCTCATGGGGCCTCCTTGTAGGGTGACCACGCTTAAAAGTGGGGAGCTTGAGAGAGTCTCTCCCATTTTGGTTGATGCTGCCTCCACCATGGAACTTCTGGAGCCTTTTGTGCGAATCACTAAAGCCCTGGACGTCCTGGACTGATTCTTATGGATCTGTACTCTCTCAGGGAGAAGCTACGGCGACTTTTTTGGGGGCGGATACGGGTACACAGGTTTGTTCCTGGTCATGATCGAGACAAGCTTGTTGTGATCTATACTCTCAGGAAAGCTCAGGTGCGTTCTCTTCGAAGCCCCGTGACGGTCGATGCCTCTCGCTGTCTTCAGTGGAAGCGAATGCTTCCTCAGGGGCGGCGGTTTGATTTGTTCATCTCTCCTCCGCCTACCCAGGGCGGTCGAATGACCTTATCGATCCAGACTCAGGTAACACAGGGTCTCTCTCTTTCATCTCACGTGTCCGTTCGGGATGATCTCAAGAAAATTATGATTTTCCCCCAGAGACGAGTCAATCGGATTCCTTTTTTAAAGGATCGTCGCCCTAAGGACATTATGGCTCTGTATTACCCTATAGTTAAAGAGTGTCTCTCTAGAACTACTCTTGAAAAAGAGAGCGGAGCACTCTTTATCTGGTATAATCCAAGCTGTCGAGAGCGGTCTTCCAGGATATTGTGTCTTGTTCCCGATCCAGGGAAACGACCGCCTTTGATGTGGAAATGGCTGTGACGATTGAACGTTTAGAGCACGTACGTATATTTTAGGACCTGATCGAAAGGAGCCCCTTAGGGAAACGTGATGGAAGAGAAGAAAAACATAAGAGAAGAGACATCTGTAAGCCCCGGAGATGTGGTCACAGGAGTTGTGGCCCAGGTGATGCCCTATGGTGCCTTTGTTCGTCTGGCATCGGGACAGAGAGCGATGGTTCACATATCTCAGCTGTCTCATAACTTCATTAAAAACGTCTCCGATGTGGTCACTGTTGACCAGGAGATCACGGCCAAGGTCATCAAGGTCGATGATAAGGGGCGAATAGACCTATCTGTCAAGGCTATGTCAGAACCGCCTGTGCGCCCCTCTCGATCGTCTTTTCGTAAATCTGGTGGTCCATCATCGGGTGGCTTCTCTCGAGACGGTGTTCCGAGGACCCCCGAGGAGGATTTCGAGAAAAAACTTTCCACCTTTATGAAACGAAGCGATGAAAAAATTGCGTCGCTGAATAGTTCTAAATCTGGCGGTCGGGGTGGTCGGAAAAAGGGCGGGAGGTAATCTGATGTCTCGAAGGTCCCTGGGCCCTAAGGACCTTCGAATCGTTCTCGATCAGATGACGGGGCGGCGGTTCGATCCTTCCTGTGCTGTCGCTGTCGCCTGTCGTTGTCCTTGGGGCGCTCCTCAGGTTTTGCTTTGCCACCCTCTTCGGAAAGGGTGGCCTTTTCCTACCTCATTTTGGCTCTCCTGTCCGTGGCTGATCCGGGCGATTGGAACCATTGAGTCGAACCAGGGAGTCTCTCGGTTGGAAAAACATCTGATAACTCGTTTTCGAGAGTGGCGGCAATATCAGATGGACCA is a window from the Dethiosulfovibrio peptidovorans genome containing:
- a CDS encoding RNA polymerase subunit sigma-28, translated to MPSREDQRLWAAYRSNPSYKDAVVHRYLPLVKYVVARMTVTPPPGLDYEDLISFGVMGLLNAIDRFDPNRGCTFQTYAVPRIRGAVLDELRKCDWFSRTGREKVHRLERAMEVLLLSGQPIDDKTLKEELGVDDKAYREMLQLASRGFLLSLDEMMALDEGDVSKADLLSAPDPSAQELLENQEEVNRVVEALELLSSREQSVMSMYYIEDMTLKEIGLVLGVTESRVSQIHGKAMSTLRTLLRCDEG
- a CDS encoding polymerase gives rise to the protein MSEAITIEINENGVFLSVPEGTLLEDALAALSERNIQELDEAAVRLAVQAPGELRCVAPVQEDRPARIHIDIPRNSLCVRMAIDPPVGNGNWPQLKDLKVALRAKNVVYGVDEDALKKLLEHRIANEWLEVARGVSAVNGQNGEINYEVELGSNRPLSQDGEGKVDLKELSSITIVEKGQMLATRTPATEGRDGIDIYGKTLKAKSGKDRKLPAGKGTVSSEDGMTLYAEHDGHLVLRGNLLEVLAVYTVSGDVDYSVGNIHFIGAVEIQGAVRDGFEVRTSGDIVVGGVVEGAVIETETNLNVKVGITASGKGAIRAGGGITAGYVDKAIIHAGEDVRVKDAIMHSHVSAGKSILLGVQGGKGQIVGGQIQSGLSVRCVTLGSSMGTRTEVHVGVPPQLAERRSELTSWLNENKSKLQQIDSNVEFLKKLEQAGKIDVEKRTILLKLTKGGFQIRSAIEQYTRELEDIESKLEESRSNSRVHVRDICYPGVIITMRGITYKVREEMRHITFCYDRGEIQPRPYESL
- a CDS encoding RNA-binding protein; translated protein: MEEKKNIREETSVSPGDVVTGVVAQVMPYGAFVRLASGQRAMVHISQLSHNFIKNVSDVVTVDQEITAKVIKVDDKGRIDLSVKAMSEPPVRPSRSSFRKSGGPSSGGFSRDGVPRTPEEDFEKKLSTFMKRSDEKIASLNSSKSGGRGGRKKGGR